TGTTATTGATGAATGTAACAAGCCCATCCCATTGCAATGATAACAGGAGATCAGCATCGCCATCTTTATCCATATCTGTCCACGAAGCGCCTGTAACCATTCCGATGGTTTGTAACTCTTTACTGTACTGAGCTGTTACATCTTTAAACTTTCCTGTTTTATCATTAGCCAGCAAATAAGAGCGAGGCGTTTCACCATATGCCCAAGGAACAGTTCGTCCTCCAATAAACAGATCAACAAATCCATCACCGGTAAAATCAGCTGTTGCTATAGTTCCTGCGGTTACATAGATATTATTGACAGCATTATCTATCAATGAAAAATTTGCCTTCCCGTCGTTCAGGAAAACTCTTGTTTGCTCATACTTGTTCTTGCCATAGTATTCATTACCTCCGCTTGCAAGAATGAGATCATTACTGCTATCATTATTGACATCAACAATTACAGCATCGGTGATCTCAAACATACTATCCGCTTCCAGTTGTGGTTGTACTGTTTTTATGAACTTACCTTCATCCGTTTGAAGAAATAAAGTTGGCTTATATGTTTTGCTGCTGCCAATAAACACATCTTCCAGGCCATCCATATTTACATCGCCTGTTGCCAACGCAGGGCCTTCTGTGGTAAGCATATGTGGCAATAAGTATTCACGGTTAAATTCATTAAACTCATTTTCATGGTGTAGAAATTCTAAACCCGATGCTTGAGTAATGTCTGTAAACTGTAATTGCTTTTTCCATGCAGATGCATTGAATTTTAAATAGTCAAATTGAGGTAATCCCTTTCGATATTGTGTCTTTATCTTTTTACCTGTAACGATAAGTTTTTCATAAGTACGATCGGGCCATATCAAAATAACAGAATCGGCTTTTACTTTTTGCAACCCAATGTGCATTGGTATTTCCATACTGCTTTGAAAGCCTCGTACCGGTTGTTTTTCAAACGCATGAATATTGCCGGCGCTATCATATACAAGTACAGATGCTCCAAGTGCATTGTGGTTCACGCTATCGCCCTTTAGCTCCAGTGAAAGGTATTGCTGTTGCTGATTATCATTTGATGTGTTCTTATACAGCATTACTGCATCATCAATATTGTTGACCACAATATCAAGATCACCATCGTTATCCAGATCAGCATACACAGCACCATTACTGAATGTTGGCTCATCATTTTTGATAAGCGGAGCTTCATCACTAAACTGTACTTCACCTTTATTACGGTAAAACTTATTAGGCAGTTTGATCTGGGGAAACTTGTCGATCACCGTCATTTCCTGTTCGCCCAATTTTCCCTCTCTGATCTTCTGTTGAATTTCAGCATCTCCCACATAGTTTACATAATCAATATCATTCAATCGTTTGGGAATACCATTGCTTACAAAGAGATCTTTCAAACCATCATTATCAAAATCTAACCAAAGCGGAGCCCAACTCCAGTCAGTTGCGTAAACACCAGCGTACAAACCAACTTCACTAAACATTCCATTTCCTCTGTTCAACTGCAATGCATTTCGTGCATATTGATAATTGTACCCATAACGAAGTTTCATATTAAACGTTTCGTATTCATCTTCACCAAGACTACGTTTGAGAATATAAGGGTCCTGCGGTAACATATCCATTGAAATGATCTCAGGCAATGCATCATTGTTGATATCAGCAATATCCACACCCATACTGAACTGGCTGGTATGCATCATGCGCTCATTCAATTCTTCTTTGAATGTTCCGTTTTGCTGATTGATATAGAGATAATCGTTCTCATGAAAATCATTGCCAATATAAAGATCAGGCCAGCCATCTTTGTTAATATCACTCACACAAATGCCCAGGCCATAACCAATAGCTGAACTGTTGATGCCGGTTTCTTTTGTTACATCAATATATTTACCTTTCTCATTTTTGTAAAAGCGATCGCCGCTTAATGGATGATAAGTGTTTAGAAAGTTTGCACGTGCCGCAAAAGTGCCGTTATGATGCACGGAATGATTCATCAGGTAAATATCAAGATCTCCATCAAGGTCATAATCAAAAAAAGCAGCTTGCGTACTGAAACCGGAGAAGTCAAGACCATATGCAGTTGCCTGATCTTCATAAACAGGAACTCCACTCTTGATTTCTTTACAGATCAACAATTGATTTTTCCCTTTTAATACTTCATACTGGCCAACACGACATACATAAATATCCAGCAAGCCATCATTGTTAATATCAACCACACTTACACCGGTACTCCAACCACCATCATTGGGGATAGCAGCTTCCTTTGTTACATTTGTAAACTGTAAGGAGCCTTTATTGATAAATAATTTATTCTGCGCCTGGTTGGAAGCAAAGAACAGATCGATCAGGCCGTCGTTATTAAAATCACCTGCACCAACGCCTGCTCCGTTGTAGAAATACATGTAATTAAACATATTGAAAGCAGGAGTAGCGGTGAGTTTATTTGTAAACTGCAGACCTGTTTGCTCACTCTTCATCAATTCAAACAACGGTTGTTGTTTAGGTGATGAACAGGATACAAGTATAACCAGTAAACTATAAATAAGAAAAATTCTATTACTCACATTTATTTATTTAAGCTATACAACACAGGTGTATCATTGTTTTGCAGAAACAGTATGGCCTTACCATTTCGGGTTGATATCCATTGAATATCCCGTACCATACCACGTACAAAAATGCCTGATTGATTTTGCATTAATGTTTGCCATTGCCGGTTTCCCTTATTTAACATTACAGTACCATAACCTGCATCTAACCGGCCAAACTGGGGAATAAAGTTGAATTCATTACCCGCCATGATCAGGTCAGTTTTTCCATCATTATTTATATCTTTTGCTACAATGGCATTGATGCTGCTTAGCTGTGCTAACAAAGGAAGAGGCTGCACAGAAAACTTACCATTCCCATCGTTCCATGCAATACAACTGCTGCCGTAATTCACCTGCTTCAGCACACACTTTTCCAAAATATCTGCAGCAAAAAGTTGCTGAATGGTTTTGGTTGCAAAATCTGCGTGCTTTAGGTTTTGTTTTTTCAAGGATGGTATCTGCTCCTGTAATTCACGTTTCAGAAAAACAGGTTTATCTTTTTGATCAATTGATTTTGTAATGATTTTTTCAGGTATTCCGTTTCCATCAAAATCGCTGATGAACATTCTTACAGGATTGCTGCTGTCTGCATGCAGATAAAAATTATTTCCGTAGTTGCCTAGTATAAGATCATCATCACCATCAGCATCCAGATCTGCTGCAGTGATCGTTTGCCACCAACCGGATAACTGGTTTAATGAAGAGGGTATTTCTTCATACTTTTTATTCCTGTAGCTATAAAAATGGGGCGCCATCCATTCACCTGTTATAATAAGTTCTTTCTTTGCATCTCCATTCACATCAGCAAATACAGCAGCTGTAACCATTCCAATGTTCTTAATTGTTGTGTTTAACTGTGCTGTTGCATCAGAGAATATTCCTTTTCCATCATTGATCAATAGAGTGCTTTGTGGTGTTACGCCATAGTTGTAAGATTTACTTCTCCCACCAACGAATAAATCGGGATCACCATCATCATCAATATCATTGGCAACAATTACACCTGTGTTATCAGCATTGGCAGGCAAGGCTTGCACATCATAACTAAAGTTTCCTTTTCCATCATTGCGATATAAACGATTCCTGATCTCGGCTTTTTGAGATGGCTGAGTATGTCCGCCACTACCAACAATCAGATCAAGATCTTTGTCGCCATCTGCATCTATCATCAAGCTTGTTACATCTTCGTATAATTTCATTTCATCAAACAACGGCTGTTGCTTCTTCACAAAACCGGTATTTGTTTGCAGATACAACTGGCCCGCTTGCCCCATTGCCCCGCAGATATATACATCATCCAGTCCATCGTTGTTGACATCTCCCACAGCAGCACGTGGACCTTGTGCACTTAGTTTAACAGGAATATTCCGTTCATAGTAAAAATCAACAAACTCATTTTCCTTGTGTGCTTCAAAAATGCTGTCTGTCTTTACAAAAAGAGGTTGTGCTCCCTGATAGGGTTCATTCAACTTTGTTTCATTCCCGGTTTGTTGAACAAAATGAAGTTGATTGATGCCCGGTTTTTTGATAACTGTTTGTGTAAGATTTGGCCATATGATCAACAAGCTGTCAATATTTTTATTGCCGAAGCCAATCGTTTGCCTGTAATCACAACTGCTTTGAAAGCCACGGCTCGGAATTACTTCACGACTGATGATCTCACCGCCCGCATAAAGTTTTATTTTACTGCCAATGGCAAATGTGTTTTGTTCTTTTCCTTTTAGTTGAACAGTGATGTAGTTATTCTTCAGTTGATCGTTTGAGTGATTACGATATACAAATGCCTTTTCGTTTACATTATTTACAACGAGGTCGAGATCGCCATCATTATCCAGATCAGCATAAGCAGCACCGTTGCTGAAGCTTTTTTGTGTAAACCCGTTCGCCTCGCCGGCATCAGTAAATTTCAGGTCGCCTTTATTATGATAAAATTTATTGAGTATAGGTGTTGATGGCATTTTATTGATAACCTCACTTACTTCTTTCTTTTCACCGGTCATAACCATGCGTTGAATAATTTCGTCAGCAAAAAAATCTATAAAATCCTGATCAGTGACATCATGATAAATGCCGTTGCATACATACAGGTCACTCAAGCCATCATTATCAGCATCAAAAATTAATCCTCCCCAACTCCAATCACTACCAGCCACTCCGCTGATATGTGCTGTTTCCATAAAAGCACCGCTTTGATTATTTACCTGCAACGTATTCTGCATGTATTGGTGATAGAAACCTTCTTTCACTTTTCTTGTATGAACTTCTACATTGTCATAGCTTGATGTTGTTTTCAAACGATAATCATCAGCAGGGTACATATCTGTTACAAAAATATCCGGGTAATCGTCATTATTAATATCAGCCATATCGGCTCCCATTGATGATAAACTGATATGCTGCATACGTTGTTCAAGCTCTTCTTTGAACGTTCCGTCTTTTTGATTGATGTAGAGATAGTCCCTTTCAAAAAAATCATTTGAGATATACAGATCAGGATAATGATCACCATTAATATCGCCCACTGTTACACCAAGACCAAAACCTATTAAGCTTCCGTAAATACCAGCCTGTTCACTTACATCGGTAAACCTGCCGTTATCATTACGTAACAATTTATCACCGCCTCCTTTTATAAATTCTTCAACAGGCCAATCCTTTGCACGGAGGTTCCGCTTATTGCTATAGTTGAGTGTATTAACAGGAATGAAACTATTGTTCAGTAAATAACAATCGAGATCACCATCGAGATCATAATCAAAAAAAGCAGCGTGAGTTGTAAACGAAGCATCATCTAACCCATAATCTTTTGCTTTTTCTGTAAACGTTCCGTTCTTATTGTTGATGTATAATTCATTCTCCTGCCCAACTCCCTTTTGGTATCCGGCATTGCAAACATAAATATCCAACCAACCATCGGCATTTAGATCAACCATTACCACACCGGTGCTCCACTTTTTTTTCTCAGCGAAGCCTGCTTTTTCGCTGATGTCTTCAAACTTAAAACCACCTTTATTCAGGTAAAGTTTATTAGGGCCAATATTCGCTGTAAAAAAAACATCGGGCAGGCTGTCGTTATTTATATCACCAATTGCAACACCGCCTCCATTATAGAAATTACGATAGCTGAAAATATTAAAGTCCTTACTGTCGTCCACCTGGTTGGCAAAATCAATTCCACTGTGTTCAACCAACTCAAAAAGTGTTTCACTTTTTTTATCGCTACAGGAAACAACAGTAAGAAAACAGAGAATGACAATTGCAATTTTTAACCTCAGGTTCATAGCTCAGTGTAAGAATGAAAGAAATTCAATTTAGTTGAAAATGTTGAGTTCTTTTGTCGGCCTGTCAATAAAATATATCAAAAAAAGAGGCCACTTAAACAAGTGACCCCTTTCCCTATTGATTATGATAAAAACTAATAACCAGGATTTTGTGTAAGGTTAGGGTTCGCTGCAATTTGTTGTGCTGGAACAGGGAACAATAACCTTGTTTCAGGTGATGTTGTTTTTCTGATCTGTCCTGCTTGCAGGAATTTGCCAAATCGGATCAAATCCATTCTTCTCCATCCTTCCCAATACAATTCACGACCACGCTCATCCAGCAATTGATCAAGATTAATTGAAGCAAGTGCTGAAGCACCTCTTGATGAATGTGTACGAACATAATTCACAATACTCAATGCTGTTGCACCATAAGGAGCAACATTGGTAGCAGTACCACCACGGAGAATTGCTTCGGCCTTCATCAATAATACATCAGCCAAACGGAAGATCACAAAGTCGTTATTAACGTTATCGCCATTGTTGTAATCAGGCGGATATTTCACAACCCTGATACCTGTTACTTCCAATGTGTTGGGATCGGTTTCAACAGCTTTTACTGCTTTCGTGAAAGCCAGGTTACCGCCTTTACGGTCTTTCAATGCAACGCCATTCTGGTTAAACTGTTGACCCAATAACAAACCAACACGTAAACCAGATACATCCGTCACGCCAGTGTAAGCATCGCCTCTTCTTTTATCTGCGGCTTCAAATTTGTCGTAAAAATCTCCCAAAGTGGTAAAACCATTCCAACCACTTGGAGTTTGATTATAGTGCAATGAGCAGAAATATCTTGAACGAACGTTTCCACTGCTTGATCCGCCAAAGTTGATGCCGGTAAAAAG
The DNA window shown above is from Lacibacter sp. H375 and carries:
- a CDS encoding VCBS repeat-containing protein — translated: MSNRIFLIYSLLVILVSCSSPKQQPLFELMKSEQTGLQFTNKLTATPAFNMFNYMYFYNGAGVGAGDFNNDGLIDLFFASNQAQNKLFINKGSLQFTNVTKEAAIPNDGGWSTGVSVVDINNDGLLDIYVCRVGQYEVLKGKNQLLICKEIKSGVPVYEDQATAYGLDFSGFSTQAAFFDYDLDGDLDIYLMNHSVHHNGTFAARANFLNTYHPLSGDRFYKNEKGKYIDVTKETGINSSAIGYGLGICVSDINKDGWPDLYIGNDFHENDYLYINQQNGTFKEELNERMMHTSQFSMGVDIADINNDALPEIISMDMLPQDPYILKRSLGEDEYETFNMKLRYGYNYQYARNALQLNRGNGMFSEVGLYAGVYATDWSWAPLWLDFDNDGLKDLFVSNGIPKRLNDIDYVNYVGDAEIQQKIREGKLGEQEMTVIDKFPQIKLPNKFYRNKGEVQFSDEAPLIKNDEPTFSNGAVYADLDNDGDLDIVVNNIDDAVMLYKNTSNDNQQQQYLSLELKGDSVNHNALGASVLVYDSAGNIHAFEKQPVRGFQSSMEIPMHIGLQKVKADSVILIWPDRTYEKLIVTGKKIKTQYRKGLPQFDYLKFNASAWKKQLQFTDITQASGLEFLHHENEFNEFNREYLLPHMLTTEGPALATGDVNMDGLEDVFIGSSKTYKPTLFLQTDEGKFIKTVQPQLEADSMFEITDAVIVDVNNDSSNDLILASGGNEYYGKNKYEQTRVFLNDGKANFSLIDNAVNNIYVTAGTIATADFTGDGFVDLFIGGRTVPWAYGETPRSYLLANDKTGKFKDVTAQYSKELQTIGMVTGASWTDMDKDGDADLLLSLQWDGLVTFINNKGSFSKRKLTDKKGWWNFALPVDIDNDGDIDIVAGNLGLNSRLKATSAEPVKMYYNDFDENGKKEQVLTYFLNGKEIPFANKAELEKQLPFLKKKFLYADDFAKAKLGDIFSKSMLSNAVTYSADCFESAVFINDGQLNFAMKPFPWKAQLTTYRSAVVLDANGDKLPDLLLGGNFRENNIQMGRYDADYGTVLLNKGKGEFEAAYPNIVIKGQIRKIKSIQVNKQQAFLLARNNDSLMLIKQ
- a CDS encoding VCBS repeat-containing protein, with translation MNLRLKIAIVILCFLTVVSCSDKKSETLFELVEHSGIDFANQVDDSKDFNIFSYRNFYNGGGVAIGDINNDSLPDVFFTANIGPNKLYLNKGGFKFEDISEKAGFAEKKKWSTGVVMVDLNADGWLDIYVCNAGYQKGVGQENELYINNKNGTFTEKAKDYGLDDASFTTHAAFFDYDLDGDLDCYLLNNSFIPVNTLNYSNKRNLRAKDWPVEEFIKGGGDKLLRNDNGRFTDVSEQAGIYGSLIGFGLGVTVGDINGDHYPDLYISNDFFERDYLYINQKDGTFKEELEQRMQHISLSSMGADMADINNDDYPDIFVTDMYPADDYRLKTTSSYDNVEVHTRKVKEGFYHQYMQNTLQVNNQSGAFMETAHISGVAGSDWSWGGLIFDADNDGLSDLYVCNGIYHDVTDQDFIDFFADEIIQRMVMTGEKKEVSEVINKMPSTPILNKFYHNKGDLKFTDAGEANGFTQKSFSNGAAYADLDNDGDLDLVVNNVNEKAFVYRNHSNDQLKNNYITVQLKGKEQNTFAIGSKIKLYAGGEIISREVIPSRGFQSSCDYRQTIGFGNKNIDSLLIIWPNLTQTVIKKPGINQLHFVQQTGNETKLNEPYQGAQPLFVKTDSIFEAHKENEFVDFYYERNIPVKLSAQGPRAAVGDVNNDGLDDVYICGAMGQAGQLYLQTNTGFVKKQQPLFDEMKLYEDVTSLMIDADGDKDLDLIVGSGGHTQPSQKAEIRNRLYRNDGKGNFSYDVQALPANADNTGVIVANDIDDDGDPDLFVGGRSKSYNYGVTPQSTLLINDGKGIFSDATAQLNTTIKNIGMVTAAVFADVNGDAKKELIITGEWMAPHFYSYRNKKYEEIPSSLNQLSGWWQTITAADLDADGDDDLILGNYGNNFYLHADSSNPVRMFISDFDGNGIPEKIITKSIDQKDKPVFLKRELQEQIPSLKKQNLKHADFATKTIQQLFAADILEKCVLKQVNYGSSCIAWNDGNGKFSVQPLPLLAQLSSINAIVAKDINNDGKTDLIMAGNEFNFIPQFGRLDAGYGTVMLNKGNRQWQTLMQNQSGIFVRGMVRDIQWISTRNGKAILFLQNNDTPVLYSLNK